A window of Clostridium botulinum BKT015925 contains these coding sequences:
- the rplC gene encoding 50S ribosomal protein L3, translated as MKKAIIGRKIGMTQIFDENGKVIPVTVVEAGPCAVLQKKTEEKDGYNAIQVGFEDIREKLANKPKKGHFAKAGVSLKRIVREFRLENIDEYEVGNEIKADVFEAGDKVDVTGVSKGKGFQGTIKRWNFHRGPMAHGSKYHRAVGSMGAASDPSRTFKNKKMPGHMGHKKSTVLNLEVVKVMADKNVVLIKGGIPGPNKGYVVIKNTVKA; from the coding sequence ATGAAAAAAGCTATAATAGGAAGAAAAATTGGAATGACTCAAATTTTCGATGAGAACGGAAAAGTTATCCCAGTTACAGTTGTAGAAGCAGGTCCATGTGCTGTTCTTCAAAAGAAAACAGAAGAAAAAGATGGATATAATGCTATACAAGTTGGATTTGAAGATATAAGAGAAAAATTAGCTAACAAACCTAAAAAAGGACATTTTGCAAAAGCAGGTGTATCTTTAAAAAGAATAGTTAGAGAATTTAGATTAGAAAATATTGATGAATATGAAGTTGGAAATGAAATAAAAGCAGATGTTTTTGAAGCTGGAGATAAAGTTGATGTAACTGGAGTTTCTAAAGGAAAAGGATTCCAAGGAACAATCAAAAGATGGAACTTCCACAGAGGACCTATGGCCCATGGTTCTAAATACCATAGAGCTGTTGGATCAATGGGAGCTGCATCAGATCCATCAAGAACATTTAAAAATAAGAAAATGCCAGGTCATATGGGACACAAAAAATCAACTGTTTTAAACCTTGAAGTTGTAAAGGTAATGGCTGATAAGAACGTTGTTTTAATAAAAGGTGGAATACCAGGACCAAACAAAGGCTACGTTGTAATTAAAAACACAGTTAAAGCTTAA
- the rplD gene encoding 50S ribosomal protein L4, with translation MPTVDLYNREGQKVGDLQLAEAVFAVEVNADVLHQVVVAQLANKRQGTQSAKTRAEVSGGGKKPWRQKGTGRARQGSIRAPQWIHGGIVFAPKPREYRMAIPKSMRRVAMKSALTSKVNEQELVVLENLELEAPKTKEMVKMINAFEAKKPLIVVAESNEVVYKSIRNIEGATIVPVNNINVYDILKHDKFIITKDAVAKIEEVYA, from the coding sequence ATGCCTACAGTAGATTTATATAATAGAGAAGGTCAAAAAGTTGGAGATTTACAATTAGCAGAAGCTGTATTTGCAGTAGAAGTTAATGCAGATGTATTACATCAAGTTGTAGTTGCACAACTTGCAAATAAAAGACAAGGAACTCAATCAGCTAAAACAAGAGCTGAAGTTTCTGGGGGTGGGAAGAAACCTTGGAGACAAAAGGGAACTGGTAGAGCAAGACAAGGATCTATTAGAGCTCCTCAATGGATACATGGTGGTATAGTATTTGCTCCAAAGCCAAGAGAGTATAGAATGGCTATCCCAAAATCAATGAGAAGAGTTGCTATGAAATCAGCTCTAACTAGCAAAGTAAATGAACAAGAATTAGTAGTTCTTGAAAACTTAGAGTTAGAAGCACCAAAAACTAAAGAAATGGTTAAAATGATTAATGCTTTTGAAGCTAAAAAACCATTAATAGTAGTAGCAGAAAGCAATGAAGTTGTTTACAAATCAATAAGAAACATAGAAGGTGCAACTATAGTACCTGTAAACAATATAAATGTTTATGACATCTTAAAACATGATAAATTTATCATAACAAAAGATGCGGTTGCTAAGATTGAGGAGGTGTATGCATAA
- the rplW gene encoding 50S ribosomal protein L23 has product MMLNSYDLLRKPVITEKSMAAMADRQYTFIVDIRADKTQIKKAVEEVFGVKVEEVRTARFEGKVKRVGVHVGKRADFKKAMVKLTEDSKTIEFFEGM; this is encoded by the coding sequence ATAATGTTAAACAGTTACGATTTACTAAGAAAACCAGTAATAACTGAAAAAAGCATGGCTGCTATGGCAGATAGACAATACACCTTTATAGTAGACATACGTGCTGACAAAACTCAAATCAAAAAAGCAGTTGAAGAAGTGTTCGGTGTAAAAGTTGAAGAAGTTAGAACTGCAAGATTTGAAGGAAAAGTTAAAAGAGTTGGAGTACACGTTGGAAAAAGAGCTGACTTTAAAAAAGCAATGGTTAAACTAACTGAAGATAGTAAGACTATTGAATTCTTTGAAGGAATGTAA
- the rpsJ gene encoding 30S ribosomal protein S10 encodes MANQKIRIRLKAFDHTILDQSAEKIVETAKNTGAKVAGPVPLPTEKDVVTILRATHKYKDSREQFEIRTHKRLIDILSPSPKTVDALMRLDLPAGVDIEIKL; translated from the coding sequence ATGGCAAATCAAAAAATTAGAATTAGATTAAAAGCTTTTGATCACACAATATTAGATCAATCGGCTGAGAAAATAGTTGAAACTGCAAAAAATACAGGAGCTAAAGTAGCTGGTCCAGTACCACTACCTACTGAAAAAGATGTAGTTACAATATTAAGAGCAACACACAAATATAAAGATTCTAGAGAACAATTTGAAATAAGAACACATAAAAGATTAATCGACATATTAAGTCCATCACCAAAAACTGTTGATGCTTTAATGAGATTAGACTTACCAGCAGGTGTTGATATCGAAATAAAACTTTAA